A portion of the Candidatus Nitrosotenuis aquarius genome contains these proteins:
- a CDS encoding adenylyltransferase/cytidyltransferase family protein: MDVIDKGILSSLYVCSLTGQNPIEHTIRRTNLSESYIQERITVLKKNLMISENNALTEFGRSALHVVLAGGVFDIIHPGHIYTLNAAKALGDVLVVVIATGNTAVKMKKRRPLHAEEQRQELIGSLSMVDLCLIGSEGDIFKTVSRVKPDIIALGYDQVHQEKFITDGCKSLGLNVRVARLQSPIPEYSSSKIEKEYGEALHGI, translated from the coding sequence TTGGACGTAATAGACAAGGGAATCTTATCATCGCTCTATGTCTGCTCGCTGACAGGACAAAACCCAATAGAGCACACAATTAGGCGCACAAATCTTTCAGAATCCTACATCCAAGAAAGAATTACAGTATTGAAAAAAAATCTAATGATATCAGAAAACAACGCCCTAACAGAGTTTGGCAGAAGCGCACTGCACGTTGTCTTGGCTGGCGGAGTCTTTGATATCATACATCCAGGCCACATTTACACACTAAATGCTGCCAAAGCGCTTGGCGATGTGCTAGTAGTAGTAATTGCCACAGGCAACACCGCAGTAAAAATGAAAAAAAGAAGGCCTCTCCACGCAGAAGAACAGAGACAGGAACTCATTGGTTCGCTCTCAATGGTGGATCTGTGCTTGATTGGTAGCGAAGGTGACATTTTCAAGACAGTATCGCGGGTAAAGCCCGACATTATCGCACTGGGATACGACCAGGTACACCAGGAAAAATTCATCACTGATGGCTGCAAGAGCCTCGGCCTAAATGTTCGGGTGGCAAGGCTCCAGTCCCCAATTCCGGAATATTCCAGCTCCAAGATAGAAAAAGAGTACGGCGAGGCGCTGCACGGAATCTAG